Within the Miscanthus floridulus cultivar M001 chromosome 17, ASM1932011v1, whole genome shotgun sequence genome, the region GCAGCAGTAAGCCGCTCCTTGGGATCTTGGCGCAGCATCTTCTTGACCAAATCTTTTGCGCTATTTGATATGGACGGCCAGGGATCAGATGCGAAATCAATATGACCTCGCAAAACAGCATCAAATATGCCATCCTCGTTCTCTGgtaaaaccaaaaccaaaaccaagGGAGAAAGAAGACAGAGCATCCGTGTCGTGTTAGTAAGGTGACAATGGCATTGGCATCAAGATGTGGCTGGCTGGTTTATGCAGCAGAGCGCAGGGGGACGTACCGGCCCAGAAAGGAGGGACGCCGGATAGCAGGATGTAGAGGATAACTCCGGCACTCCATATGTCCGCCTCAGCTCCGTATCGCCGCTTGAGCACCTCCGGGGCGACGTAGTAGGCGCTCCCGACAAGATCCCTGAACTGCTCGCCTGCATTGCAATCCAATCATCGATCGTTTTCAGTTTGAGTTGAGTTGGACACGCTACAGAGTGGGAGCTGCATCGCTGAGACCAAACAACAACGATTCCTCCTCTAGACTCTAGTTAAAGCACAAGGCAATCAAACAACAATGATTCCTCGTCTTGGTATGTGCTGAATCCCCacatgaggatgaggatgaacaTCTATCTGTATCTATGGAATCGAATCGAAGCAGAATCATACATACATAGTGAGTAATCGAATCGAAGCAGAATCATACATACATAGTGAGTAATCGAATCGAAGCAGAATCATACATAGTGAGTAGGACTGAAATCGAAAAGGCATCCGAAAACAATGGATATCCCTGTGAACACAGTAGTGAAGAGCGAAGGGGATTAGTTAGTTACCGGGCTTGAAGAAGACGGAGAGCCCAAAATCCGTGGCCTTGAGCGGCGAGTCCTCCCTCTTATTAAGGAAGAGGAAGTTCTCGGGCTTTAGGTCGCGATGCATGACCCCCATGGAGTGGCAGCTGTGCACGACGGAGACGATCTCCCTgcagagcgcggcggcggcgcgctcgGAGTAGTGCCCCCGGGCGATGATGCGGTCGAAGAGCTCCCCGCCCTCGCAGAGCTCCATGACGAGGTTGACCGAGTGGCGGTCCTCGTAGGCGCCCCGGAGCTCGACGATGCTGCGGTGGCCCGTGAGGTGGTGCATGATCTGCACCTCCCGGCGGACGTCGTCCACGTCGTCCCGGTGCGCGAGTTTGCGTGTGGCGATGGACTTGCACGCGTACCGCCGCCCCGTCGGCTTGTGCGTGGCTAGGTAGGTCACGCCGAACTGGCCCCGGCCTAGCTCACGCCCGAACGTGTAGGATGCGCGCACGTCCTCCATGGGGCGGCCCAGCACGCGGCCGATGTTCGTCGCCCCGcccggggcgggggcgggggaggcggaTGTGGGGGCGGGGGGAGGAGCATGGTGTGGCGGCGGAGGACGCGgaggtggctgctgctgctgcttgggtTTGttggggttgtggtggtggtgcttGGGCGGCGGCTGCGGAGGCTGGGAGGAGGCGTGGTTGGAGGACTGGTCGTGCGGCTGCGCGCGGTGGCGCGAGGCGCGGCCGCCCATGGCACGCGAGCGAGTGTGATCAGGAGCTGCGGGAGAGGCCTGATAGAGGGGCCGAAGAGGATTTGGGGCAGGAGGAGGGGACTGGAGGGAGCATGGGCagttgaggtggaggaggaagacgagGAGGAAGCAGCAGTGGAGGCTTTGGTTTGGTCAGGGGTGGAGGGTTTGCGCGTGGAGACGCACGGGTCGGCGGGCGACCGGTCGCCGTCTCCTCTCCACGGACGCGGT harbors:
- the LOC136518873 gene encoding calcium-dependent protein kinase 1-like, which translates into the protein MGGRASRHRAQPHDQSSNHASSQPPQPPPKHHHHNPNKPKQQQQPPPRPPPPHHAPPPAPTSASPAPAPGGATNIGRVLGRPMEDVRASYTFGRELGRGQFGVTYLATHKPTGRRYACKSIATRKLAHRDDVDDVRREVQIMHHLTGHRSIVELRGAYEDRHSVNLVMELCEGGELFDRIIARGHYSERAAAALCREIVSVVHSCHSMGVMHRDLKPENFLFLNKREDSPLKATDFGLSVFFKPGEQFRDLVGSAYYVAPEVLKRRYGAEADIWSAGVILYILLSGVPPFWAENEDGIFDAVLRGHIDFASDPWPSISNSAKDLVKKMLRQDPKERLTAAEILNHPWIREDGEAPDKPLDITVISRMKQFRAMNKLKKVALKVVAENLSEEEIVGLKEMFKSLDTDNSGTITLEELRAGLPRLGTKISESEIRQLMEAADVDGNGTIDYVEFISATMHMNRLEKEDHIFKAFEYFDKDHSGHITVDELEEALKKYDMGDEATIKEIIAEVDTDHDGRINYQEFVAMMKNNSPDIVPNRRRMF